A single window of Cellulomonas sp. NTE-D12 DNA harbors:
- a CDS encoding BMP family ABC transporter substrate-binding protein, whose amino-acid sequence MKNVIRAAALTGAIALALAACGSAPTTGGSTSSAAASGAASSSFKGCIVSDSGGFNDKSFNESGFQGLKDAAGKLGIQTASAESKTDDAYTPNIQNMLSQNCNIIVTVGFKLSTATGDAAKANTSTKFALVDAQPTDAQGNALTLPNVKPLEFDTAQAAYLAGYLAAGMSKTGKVGTYGGLKIPTVTVFMDGFADGIAKYNQVKGKNVQLIGWDKAKQDGLFDGGNSPFDPGSGKANADSLVAAGADILLPVAGGAALDALTAAKATPGTLVIWVDSDGALINPDSSSIILTSVMKLIGAAVGSAVTDAAGNKFDATPYVGTLKNNGVGIAPYHDLDSKVPSDLKSEVDQLKADIISGKITVQSANAPKAS is encoded by the coding sequence GTGAAGAACGTGATTCGAGCGGCGGCGCTGACCGGCGCGATCGCCCTCGCGCTCGCGGCGTGCGGCAGCGCCCCGACGACCGGTGGTTCGACCTCGTCGGCAGCCGCCAGCGGTGCAGCCAGCTCCAGCTTCAAGGGCTGCATCGTCTCCGACTCCGGCGGCTTCAACGACAAGTCCTTCAACGAGTCCGGCTTCCAGGGCCTGAAGGACGCCGCAGGCAAGCTGGGGATCCAGACGGCCAGCGCCGAGTCGAAGACGGACGACGCGTACACGCCGAACATCCAGAACATGCTCAGCCAGAACTGCAACATCATCGTCACGGTCGGCTTCAAGCTGTCCACGGCGACCGGTGACGCCGCGAAGGCCAACACCAGCACCAAGTTCGCGCTCGTCGACGCTCAGCCGACCGACGCGCAGGGCAACGCGCTGACCCTGCCGAACGTCAAGCCCCTCGAGTTCGACACCGCGCAGGCCGCGTACCTCGCCGGCTACCTCGCCGCGGGCATGTCGAAGACGGGCAAGGTCGGCACCTACGGCGGCCTGAAGATCCCGACGGTCACCGTGTTCATGGACGGCTTCGCCGACGGCATCGCGAAGTACAACCAGGTCAAGGGCAAGAACGTCCAGCTGATCGGGTGGGACAAGGCCAAGCAGGACGGCCTGTTCGACGGCGGCAACAGCCCGTTCGACCCGGGCTCGGGCAAGGCCAACGCCGACTCGCTGGTCGCCGCGGGCGCGGACATCCTGCTGCCGGTCGCCGGCGGCGCCGCGCTCGACGCCCTCACGGCCGCCAAGGCCACCCCGGGCACCCTGGTGATCTGGGTCGACTCCGACGGTGCGCTGATCAACCCCGACTCGTCCTCGATCATCCTCACCTCGGTGATGAAGCTGATCGGTGCGGCCGTGGGCTCCGCGGTCACCGACGCGGCGGGCAACAAGTTCGACGCGACGCCGTACGTCGGCACGCTGAAGAACAACGGGGTCGGCATCGCGCCGTACCACGACCTCGACTCGAAGGTGCCGTCCGACCTGAAGTCGGAGGTCGACCAGCTGAAGGCCGACATCATCTCCGGCAAGATCACGGTCCAGTCGGCGAACGCGCCGAAGGCCTCCTGA
- a CDS encoding ABC transporter permease, translating to MTDELVPDRAAAPPVVPPEPSSEERASSWLRRVSSGEVLTTVLAFVLALVIGGILIAAVDKKVTAAAGYFFARPGDLLGAAWHSVSGAYAALFRGAVLDYQATTVLKAIRPLTETITTSTPLIIAALAVAVAFRAGLFNIGAQGQVIMGAVVSGYVGFTFHLPPVVAVLVALVVGVLAGAVWGGIAGVLKARTGAHEVIVTIMLNYVASFLLAWLLTTTAFRVHGSQEPKSQTVLTNAQLPLLFGSQYRATWGFVLALLAALFVWWLMSRSRLGFQFRAVGANPYASRTAGISVARMTTYVMLASGALAGLAGAVQLLGTSKYLTDGIAGTIGFDAITVALLGRSKPGGIVAAGLLYGGLSAGGRFMEVVTGTPIDIVLVLQALVVLFIAAPGLVRTIFRLPAPSADVEGALA from the coding sequence GTGACCGACGAGCTGGTTCCCGACCGAGCCGCGGCGCCGCCCGTGGTGCCGCCGGAGCCGTCGAGCGAGGAGCGGGCGTCGTCGTGGCTGCGACGCGTCTCGAGCGGCGAGGTGCTGACCACTGTCCTGGCGTTCGTCCTGGCGCTGGTGATCGGCGGCATCCTGATCGCGGCGGTCGACAAGAAGGTCACCGCCGCTGCCGGCTACTTCTTCGCCCGCCCGGGTGACCTGCTCGGAGCCGCCTGGCACTCGGTCAGCGGCGCGTACGCCGCGCTCTTCCGCGGCGCCGTCCTGGACTACCAGGCCACCACGGTCCTCAAGGCGATCCGGCCGCTGACCGAGACGATCACCACCTCGACCCCGCTGATCATCGCGGCGCTCGCGGTGGCGGTGGCGTTCCGCGCCGGGCTGTTCAACATCGGCGCTCAGGGGCAGGTGATCATGGGCGCGGTGGTGTCGGGCTACGTCGGGTTCACGTTCCACCTGCCGCCCGTGGTGGCGGTGCTGGTCGCGCTCGTCGTCGGCGTCCTCGCCGGTGCGGTGTGGGGCGGTATCGCCGGTGTGCTCAAGGCGAGGACCGGCGCCCACGAGGTGATCGTGACGATCATGCTCAACTACGTCGCGTCGTTCCTGCTGGCGTGGTTGCTGACCACGACGGCGTTCCGCGTGCACGGCTCGCAGGAGCCCAAGTCCCAGACCGTGCTGACGAACGCGCAGCTGCCGCTGCTGTTCGGCTCGCAGTACCGGGCCACGTGGGGCTTCGTGCTGGCACTCCTCGCCGCCCTGTTCGTGTGGTGGCTGATGTCCCGCTCGCGGCTGGGCTTCCAGTTCCGGGCGGTCGGCGCGAACCCGTACGCCTCCCGCACAGCGGGCATCAGCGTGGCCCGCATGACGACGTACGTGATGCTGGCCTCCGGTGCGCTGGCCGGCCTGGCCGGCGCGGTGCAGCTGCTGGGCACCAGCAAGTACCTGACCGACGGCATCGCCGGCACGATCGGCTTCGACGCGATCACCGTCGCGCTGCTCGGTCGTTCCAAGCCCGGCGGCATCGTCGCGGCCGGTCTGCTGTACGGCGGACTGTCGGCCGGAGGCCGTTTCATGGAGGTCGTCACCGGCACGCCGATCGACATCGTGCTGGTGCTCCAGGCGCTCGTCGTCCTGTTCATCGCCGCACCTGGTCTGGTCCGCACGATCTTCCGTCTGCCGGCGCCCAGCGCCGACGTCGAGGGGGCCCTGGCATGA
- a CDS encoding amidohydrolase has translation MHGIVGALRPELVAIRRDLHAHPELGRTEKRTTRVVADRLAAAGLRPRLLPGAGLLCDLGPTGPNVRRVALRADIDALPVVDRCELPWSSTVRNVAHACGHDVHTTAVLGAGLALAQLDATGDLRTAVRLVFQPAEEVQPGGSIDVMNAGGLDGVAQIFAVHCDPKLDVGLVGTRIGPITSASDEVYVTLTGPGGHTSRPHLTADVVFALAQVITQVPAVLGRRLDPRSGVNLTWGAVRAGAAPNAIPPTGSLSGTLRCLDVRAWEHASEVFESAVREVVQPYGVELEVRHERGVPPVENDERSTAVLEAAARDVLGPDAVTLTEQSLGGEDFAWYLTKVPGALARLGTRTPGGHTYDIHQGDLRVDERAIEAGALLLARTAMLGGRHEPVETVR, from the coding sequence CTGCACGGCATCGTCGGCGCCCTCCGTCCGGAGCTCGTCGCGATCCGTCGTGACCTGCACGCCCACCCGGAGCTCGGCCGCACCGAGAAGCGCACCACGCGGGTGGTCGCCGACCGGCTGGCCGCCGCCGGGCTGCGTCCCCGGCTGCTGCCGGGCGCCGGGCTGCTGTGCGACCTCGGGCCCACCGGTCCGAACGTCCGTCGCGTCGCGCTGCGGGCCGACATCGACGCCCTCCCGGTGGTCGACCGCTGCGAGCTGCCGTGGAGCTCGACCGTCCGCAACGTCGCGCACGCCTGCGGCCACGACGTGCACACCACGGCGGTCCTCGGTGCCGGTCTCGCGCTGGCGCAGCTCGACGCGACGGGGGACCTGCGCACCGCGGTACGGCTGGTCTTCCAGCCGGCGGAGGAGGTCCAGCCGGGCGGGTCCATCGACGTGATGAACGCCGGCGGACTGGACGGCGTCGCCCAGATCTTCGCGGTGCACTGCGACCCCAAGCTCGACGTCGGCCTGGTCGGCACCCGGATCGGCCCGATCACCTCGGCGTCGGACGAGGTGTACGTCACCCTGACGGGGCCCGGTGGTCACACCTCGCGTCCGCACCTGACTGCCGACGTCGTGTTCGCCCTCGCCCAGGTGATCACCCAGGTGCCTGCCGTCCTCGGACGGCGGCTCGACCCGCGCTCGGGCGTCAACCTGACGTGGGGTGCTGTGCGCGCCGGCGCCGCACCCAACGCGATCCCGCCGACCGGCTCGCTGTCCGGCACCCTCCGCTGCCTCGACGTCCGCGCGTGGGAGCACGCCTCGGAGGTGTTCGAGTCCGCCGTGCGTGAGGTGGTCCAGCCCTACGGCGTCGAGCTCGAGGTCCGCCACGAGCGCGGTGTGCCGCCCGTGGAGAACGACGAGCGGAGCACCGCGGTGCTCGAGGCGGCCGCACGCGACGTGCTCGGCCCGGACGCCGTGACGCTGACCGAGCAGTCGCTCGGCGGCGAGGACTTCGCGTGGTACCTGACCAAGGTGCCGGGGGCGCTGGCCCGGCTCGGCACGCGGACCCCGGGCGGCCACACGTACGACATCCACCAGGGCGACCTCCGGGTCGACGAGCGCGCGATCGAGGCGGGTGCGCTGCTGCTGGCCCGCACTGCGATGCTCGGCGGCCGGCACGAGCCCGTCGAGACGGTGCGCTGA
- the sdhC gene encoding succinate dehydrogenase, cytochrome b556 subunit yields MPTAPSAPAGTLYRGREGMWSWVAHRVTGVAIFFFLLVHILDTALVRVSPEAYNSVIGTYKNPVMGLGEAGLVAAVVFHAFNGLRIILVDFWAKGARYQRVMLWVVVGLWVLTMAGFLPRHLMHVFGGGN; encoded by the coding sequence GTGCCTACAGCGCCCTCAGCGCCGGCCGGAACGCTCTACCGCGGGCGGGAAGGCATGTGGTCGTGGGTCGCGCACCGCGTCACCGGCGTCGCGATCTTCTTCTTCCTGCTCGTGCACATCCTCGACACCGCGTTGGTGCGGGTGTCGCCCGAGGCCTACAACTCGGTGATCGGCACGTACAAGAACCCCGTGATGGGCCTGGGCGAGGCGGGGCTGGTCGCAGCGGTCGTCTTCCACGCCTTCAACGGCCTGCGGATCATCCTCGTGGACTTCTGGGCCAAGGGCGCCAGGTACCAGCGCGTGATGCTCTGGGTGGTCGTCGGGCTGTGGGTCCTCACCATGGCCGGCTTCCTGCCGCGGCACCTGATGCACGTCTTCGGAGGGGGCAACTGA
- a CDS encoding succinate dehydrogenase hydrophobic membrane anchor subunit has translation MSAIADPKAPFVRRNRRTTRGNTELWGWIFMRASGVLLVVLIFGHLFVNLWAGKGIHAIDFGFVAGKWASPFWQVWDLLMLWLAMIHGTNGVRTVINDYAERDTTRLVLKSVLALAFVVVVVLGTLVIFTFDPCPAGAPANLLPSFCHA, from the coding sequence ATGAGCGCGATCGCCGACCCGAAGGCCCCGTTCGTCCGCCGCAACCGGCGGACCACCCGGGGCAACACCGAGCTGTGGGGCTGGATCTTCATGCGCGCCTCCGGCGTGCTGCTCGTGGTGCTGATCTTCGGCCACCTGTTCGTCAACCTGTGGGCCGGCAAGGGCATCCACGCGATCGACTTCGGCTTCGTCGCCGGCAAGTGGGCGTCCCCGTTCTGGCAGGTCTGGGACCTGCTCATGCTGTGGCTGGCGATGATCCACGGCACCAACGGCGTCCGGACCGTCATCAATGACTACGCCGAGCGGGACACCACCCGGCTGGTGCTCAAGTCGGTCCTGGCGCTCGCGTTCGTGGTGGTGGTCGTGCTGGGCACCCTGGTGATCTTCACCTTCGACCCGTGCCCGGCGGGCGCCCCCGCAAACCTGCTGCCGTCGTTCTGCCACGCCTGA
- a CDS encoding cytidine deaminase — protein sequence MEIDWDGLRTAAREVSRRAYVPYSKFPVGAAAVVDDGRVVTGCNVENASYGLTLCAECALVSGLHVSGGGRLVAFTCVAGDGQVLAPCGRCRQLLFEHGGPDLLVETVSGIRPMSEVLPDAFGPADLGTRAGAAR from the coding sequence ATGGAGATCGACTGGGACGGGCTGCGGACGGCGGCTCGGGAGGTCTCGCGGCGCGCCTACGTGCCCTACTCGAAGTTCCCGGTCGGGGCCGCCGCGGTGGTGGACGACGGGCGGGTGGTGACCGGCTGCAACGTGGAGAACGCGTCCTACGGGCTGACCCTGTGCGCCGAGTGCGCGCTGGTGTCCGGGCTGCACGTGTCCGGCGGCGGCCGGCTGGTGGCGTTCACCTGCGTCGCGGGTGACGGTCAGGTGCTGGCCCCGTGCGGCCGGTGCCGGCAGCTGCTGTTCGAGCACGGCGGCCCGGACCTGCTGGTCGAGACGGTGTCCGGGATCCGGCCGATGAGCGAGGTGCTGCCGGACGCGTTCGGCCCGGCCGACCTCGGCACGCGGGCGGGGGCGGCCCGATGA
- a CDS encoding mannose-1-phosphate guanylyltransferase, translating to MPADLATTPVPGFHAVVPAGGAGTRLWPLSRAGHPKFLLDLTGTGRTLLQATVDRLTPLTGAGNVLVVTGARHAAAVGGQLPELLADGTERVLAEPSPRDSMAAIGLAAAVLEHRHGPDVVLGSFAADHVISGAEEFGRAVREGVAAARAGYVATIGIAATEPSTAFGYVHAGAPLGVPEAPSARHVVGFTEKPDAQTAAEYLATGEYRWNAGMFIVKAQVLLDHLATQLPALADGVRKLARVWDTPERDAALARIWPGLTKIAIDHAIAEPVAAAGGVAVVPGEFGWDDIGDFASLGALLQAAGGTTLGDDAAVLRVDAADALVVTGGRTVSVVGVPGAVVVDTADAVLVTTREHAQAVKAAVDGWRARGREDLL from the coding sequence ATGCCCGCCGACCTCGCCACGACGCCCGTCCCCGGCTTCCACGCCGTCGTCCCGGCGGGGGGTGCCGGCACCCGGCTGTGGCCGCTGTCCCGTGCGGGCCACCCGAAGTTCCTGCTCGACCTCACCGGGACGGGCCGCACGCTGCTGCAGGCGACGGTGGACCGGCTGACGCCGTTGACGGGCGCCGGAAACGTGCTCGTGGTGACGGGCGCTCGGCATGCCGCGGCCGTGGGCGGTCAGCTGCCCGAGCTGCTCGCCGACGGCACCGAGCGGGTGCTGGCCGAACCGTCGCCGCGGGACTCGATGGCCGCGATCGGGCTGGCGGCCGCGGTGCTGGAGCACCGGCACGGTCCGGACGTGGTGCTCGGCTCGTTCGCCGCCGACCACGTGATCAGCGGTGCCGAGGAGTTCGGCCGGGCGGTCCGTGAGGGTGTCGCGGCCGCGCGTGCCGGCTACGTCGCGACCATCGGCATCGCCGCCACCGAACCGTCCACCGCGTTCGGCTACGTGCACGCCGGTGCGCCGCTCGGGGTGCCCGAGGCGCCGAGCGCGCGCCACGTCGTGGGCTTCACCGAGAAGCCGGACGCGCAGACGGCCGCGGAGTACCTGGCGACGGGGGAGTACCGCTGGAACGCGGGCATGTTCATCGTCAAGGCGCAGGTGCTGCTCGACCACCTCGCCACGCAGCTGCCGGCACTGGCGGACGGCGTCCGCAAGCTCGCGCGGGTGTGGGACACCCCGGAGCGGGACGCTGCGCTGGCCCGGATCTGGCCGGGACTGACCAAGATCGCGATCGACCACGCGATCGCCGAACCGGTCGCCGCCGCGGGCGGCGTCGCCGTGGTGCCGGGCGAGTTCGGCTGGGACGACATCGGCGACTTCGCCTCGCTCGGTGCGCTGCTGCAGGCGGCGGGCGGCACGACGCTCGGCGACGACGCCGCGGTGCTGCGAGTCGACGCCGCCGACGCGTTGGTGGTGACCGGCGGTCGGACCGTCTCGGTGGTCGGGGTGCCGGGAGCCGTGGTGGTGGACACCGCCGACGCGGTGCTGGTCACCACCCGCGAGCACGCCCAGGCGGTGAAGGCTGCGGTCGACGGGTGGCGTGCCCGGGGCCGGGAGGACCTCCTCTGA
- a CDS encoding ABC transporter permease: MSTVTATPPAQPLAAPERGVVAPRLSWRVPGITAAAGLLALLAFGVGAPSGAHSRFDLSFRTDAVQLSPLVVPSQVTGIVIGVVCLLIAAFAVAQTARRRRTPMWLLAGFGVLWVFAFLVWAVAGKQTSLVDLLQGSLLLAVPLAFGAFGGVLCERSGVVNIAIEGQLLVGAFAAAVVASVTHNVYAGLLAAPVAGYLLGLLLALFTVRYAVNQIIVGVVLNVLAVGLTSFLFSAVLKPNSARLNTPPLMQPIAIPLLEKIPVLGPVLFRQTVIVYALYITVAVLTIGLFRTRWGLRVRAVGEHPEAADTVGIPVNKVRWRNVVMGSATAGFGGAFLTIGYIGQFGQEMSGGRGYIALAAMILGRWTPFGSLGAALLFGFATKLASVLSVVGTPVPSQFMLMLPYVLTVLAVAGFVGRVRAPAADGVPYVKG, encoded by the coding sequence ATGAGCACCGTCACCGCAACCCCGCCGGCCCAGCCGCTGGCAGCCCCCGAGCGGGGCGTCGTCGCACCGAGGCTGTCGTGGCGGGTGCCCGGCATCACCGCCGCGGCCGGGCTGCTGGCCCTGCTCGCCTTCGGCGTCGGGGCTCCGTCCGGCGCGCACAGCCGGTTCGACCTGTCGTTCCGTACCGACGCCGTGCAGCTGTCGCCGCTGGTCGTGCCGTCGCAGGTGACCGGCATCGTCATCGGCGTGGTGTGCCTGCTGATCGCCGCCTTCGCGGTAGCGCAGACGGCGCGACGCCGGCGCACGCCGATGTGGCTGCTGGCCGGGTTCGGCGTGCTGTGGGTGTTCGCCTTCCTGGTGTGGGCGGTCGCCGGCAAGCAGACGTCGCTGGTGGACCTGCTGCAGGGCTCGCTGCTGCTGGCGGTGCCGCTGGCGTTCGGCGCCTTCGGCGGTGTGCTGTGCGAGCGGTCCGGTGTCGTCAACATCGCGATCGAGGGCCAGCTGCTGGTGGGGGCCTTCGCGGCGGCGGTCGTGGCGTCGGTGACGCACAACGTCTACGCCGGCCTCCTCGCGGCGCCTGTCGCCGGCTACCTGCTCGGGCTGCTGCTCGCGCTGTTCACGGTGCGGTACGCGGTGAACCAGATCATCGTCGGCGTGGTGCTCAACGTCCTGGCCGTCGGGCTGACCAGCTTCCTGTTCTCCGCGGTGCTGAAGCCGAACTCCGCGCGCCTGAACACCCCGCCGCTGATGCAGCCGATCGCGATCCCGCTGCTCGAGAAGATCCCGGTGCTCGGCCCGGTGCTGTTCCGGCAGACGGTGATCGTCTACGCCCTCTACATCACCGTTGCGGTGCTCACCATCGGCCTGTTCCGCACCCGCTGGGGCCTGCGCGTGCGGGCCGTCGGCGAGCACCCCGAGGCGGCCGACACCGTCGGCATCCCCGTGAACAAGGTGCGCTGGCGCAACGTGGTGATGGGGTCGGCGACCGCCGGGTTCGGCGGAGCGTTCCTCACCATCGGGTACATCGGGCAGTTCGGCCAGGAGATGTCCGGTGGGCGCGGGTACATCGCGCTCGCCGCGATGATCCTGGGCCGATGGACCCCGTTCGGGTCGCTCGGCGCCGCCCTGCTGTTCGGCTTCGCCACCAAGCTGGCGTCCGTGCTGTCCGTGGTCGGCACACCGGTGCCCAGCCAGTTCATGCTCATGCTGCCGTACGTGCTGACCGTGCTGGCGGTGGCCGGGTTCGTGGGGCGTGTGCGCGCCCCCGCGGCCGACGGCGTCCCCTACGTGAAGGGCTGA
- a CDS encoding ABC transporter ATP-binding protein, which produces MKLELRGITKRFGPLVANDRIDLVVEPGQIHALLGENGAGKSTLMNVLFGLYEPDSGQILIDDQPAKIKGPADALSAGIGMVHQHFMLVPVFTVAESVMLGHESTRGAGLLDLDAARRQVRELSARFGFDVEPDAVIEDLPVGVQQRVEIIKAMARDAKVLILDEPTAVLTPQETDELIEIMRQLRAAGTSIVFITHKLREVKAVADVITVIRRGRVVGQADPGAPESELAAMMVGRSVMLQVDKAPAQPGEVALSVRDLVVTDRTGARVVDHVSFDLARGEILAIAGVQGNGQSELAEAILALVPATGSMVLEGRELVGSSVREVLDHGVGFVPEDRSHDGLVGEFTVAENLVLDLFADARFRGGLGMDLAAIKSNAEARIAEFDIRTRGPEQPAERLSGGNQQKVVVAREMSRPLRLFVASQPTRGVDVGSIEFLHRRIVAERDNGTPVLIVSTELDEVSALADRVAVMFRGRIVGIVPGDTPRDVLGLMMAGVPYEEAQRHAAEHPTTETLIEQDPSAAAAAGPEEGEVP; this is translated from the coding sequence GTGAAGCTGGAGCTGCGGGGGATCACCAAGCGGTTCGGGCCGTTGGTGGCCAACGACCGCATCGACCTGGTCGTCGAGCCGGGTCAGATCCACGCCCTGCTGGGCGAGAACGGCGCAGGGAAGTCGACGTTGATGAACGTCCTGTTCGGCCTGTACGAGCCGGACTCGGGGCAGATCCTCATCGACGACCAGCCGGCGAAGATCAAGGGTCCGGCGGACGCCCTGTCCGCCGGGATCGGCATGGTGCACCAGCACTTCATGCTCGTCCCGGTCTTCACGGTGGCGGAGAGCGTGATGCTCGGTCACGAGTCGACCCGCGGGGCCGGGCTGCTGGACCTGGACGCCGCGCGCCGGCAGGTGCGCGAGCTGTCCGCACGGTTCGGGTTCGACGTCGAGCCCGATGCCGTGATCGAGGACCTGCCGGTCGGCGTGCAGCAGCGCGTGGAGATCATCAAGGCGATGGCACGGGACGCGAAGGTGCTGATCCTGGACGAGCCGACCGCCGTGCTGACGCCGCAGGAGACCGACGAGCTGATCGAGATCATGCGGCAGCTGCGGGCAGCCGGGACGTCGATCGTCTTCATCACCCACAAGCTGCGTGAGGTCAAAGCCGTCGCCGACGTCATCACGGTCATCCGGCGCGGTCGCGTGGTCGGTCAGGCCGACCCCGGCGCCCCCGAGTCCGAGCTGGCGGCGATGATGGTGGGCCGGTCGGTGATGCTGCAGGTCGACAAGGCCCCCGCGCAGCCCGGCGAGGTCGCCCTGTCCGTGCGGGACCTCGTCGTGACGGACCGCACCGGCGCCCGCGTGGTGGACCACGTGTCCTTCGACCTCGCGCGCGGCGAGATCCTCGCGATCGCCGGGGTGCAGGGCAACGGGCAGTCCGAGCTCGCCGAGGCGATCCTGGCGCTGGTGCCGGCCACCGGGTCGATGGTGCTCGAGGGCCGTGAGCTGGTCGGCAGCTCCGTCCGTGAGGTGCTGGACCACGGCGTCGGCTTCGTCCCCGAGGACCGCTCGCACGACGGGCTGGTGGGCGAGTTCACCGTCGCGGAGAACCTGGTGCTCGACCTGTTCGCCGATGCCCGGTTCCGCGGCGGTCTCGGCATGGACCTCGCGGCGATCAAGAGCAACGCGGAGGCGCGGATCGCCGAGTTCGACATCCGCACGCGTGGGCCGGAGCAGCCGGCGGAACGGCTCTCCGGCGGCAACCAGCAGAAGGTGGTCGTCGCCCGGGAGATGTCCCGGCCGCTGCGCCTGTTCGTGGCCAGCCAGCCCACACGTGGCGTGGACGTCGGCTCGATCGAGTTCCTGCACCGGCGGATCGTCGCGGAGCGGGACAACGGCACCCCGGTGCTGATCGTCTCCACCGAGCTCGACGAGGTCAGCGCGCTGGCCGACCGCGTCGCCGTGATGTTCCGCGGGCGGATCGTCGGCATCGTCCCCGGCGACACCCCACGCGACGTGCTCGGCCTGATGATGGCCGGCGTGCCGTACGAGGAGGCGCAGCGCCATGCCGCCGAGCACCCCACCACAGAGACGCTGATCGAGCAGGACCCGTCCGCGGCGGCCGCCGCCGGGCCCGAGGAGGGTGAGGTCCCGTGA
- the sdhA gene encoding succinate dehydrogenase flavoprotein subunit: MQTHQYDVVIVGAGGAGMRAALESSTRARTAVISKLYPTRSHTGAAQGGMCAALANVEEDNWEWHTFDTVKGGDYLVDQDAAEVMAKEAIDAVLDLEKMGLPFNRTPEGRIDQRRFGGHTRKHGEAPVRRACYAADRTGHMILQTLYQNCVKQNVEFYNEFYVLDLLVDHDLAAGHVPEGEEVHASGVVAYDLASGEIHVFQAKSVILATGGAGKIFKTTSNAHTLTGDGIALAYRRGIPLEDMEFFQFHPTGLAGLGILLSEAARGEGAILRNSEGERFMERYAPTIKDLAPRDIVARSMANEVREGRGAGPNKDYVLLDLTHLEPAHIDAKLPDITEFARTYLGVEPYTEPIPVYPTAHYLMGGVPTNIRGEVLRNETDVIRGLYAAGECACVSVHGSNRLGTNSLLDINVFGKRSGIAAAEYAADAEWVDLPENPAESVEAELEGIRTRPDGERVADIRRDLQQTMDTNAQVFRTAESLTQALEDVKALQKRYQAVSVQDKSRTFNTDLLEAVELGFLLDIAETVVVGALNRNESRGGHFREDFPKRDDAGYMRHTLAYRRPLTVDPAETDGDQEGSFHRVTQFDDYQLVLGSKPVTVTRYQPMERKY, translated from the coding sequence ATGCAGACCCATCAGTACGACGTGGTGATCGTCGGCGCCGGCGGCGCCGGCATGCGGGCGGCGCTCGAGTCGTCCACCCGCGCGCGCACGGCGGTCATCTCCAAGCTCTACCCCACCCGGTCCCACACGGGCGCGGCGCAGGGCGGCATGTGCGCCGCGCTCGCCAACGTCGAGGAGGACAACTGGGAGTGGCACACCTTCGACACCGTGAAGGGCGGTGACTACCTGGTCGACCAGGACGCCGCCGAGGTGATGGCCAAGGAGGCCATCGACGCGGTGCTCGACCTGGAGAAGATGGGCCTGCCGTTCAACCGCACGCCTGAAGGCCGGATCGACCAGCGCCGCTTCGGCGGCCACACCCGCAAGCACGGCGAGGCACCGGTGCGCCGGGCCTGCTACGCGGCGGACCGCACCGGCCACATGATCCTGCAGACCCTCTACCAGAACTGCGTGAAGCAGAACGTCGAGTTCTACAACGAGTTCTACGTGCTCGACCTGCTGGTGGACCACGACCTCGCGGCCGGCCACGTGCCGGAGGGCGAGGAGGTGCACGCCTCGGGCGTCGTCGCGTACGACCTGGCCAGCGGCGAGATCCACGTGTTCCAGGCCAAGTCCGTCATCCTGGCCACGGGTGGCGCCGGCAAGATCTTCAAGACGACGTCGAACGCGCACACCCTGACCGGTGACGGCATCGCCCTCGCCTACCGGCGCGGCATCCCGCTGGAGGACATGGAGTTCTTCCAGTTCCACCCGACGGGCCTGGCGGGGCTCGGCATCCTGCTGTCCGAGGCGGCCCGCGGTGAGGGCGCGATCCTGCGCAACAGCGAGGGCGAGCGCTTCATGGAGCGCTACGCACCGACGATCAAGGACCTGGCGCCCCGCGACATCGTCGCGCGGTCGATGGCCAACGAGGTGCGCGAGGGACGTGGTGCAGGGCCGAACAAGGACTACGTGCTGCTCGACCTGACCCACCTCGAGCCGGCGCACATCGACGCCAAGCTGCCGGACATCACCGAGTTCGCCCGCACGTACCTCGGTGTCGAGCCGTACACCGAGCCCATCCCGGTGTACCCGACGGCCCACTACCTGATGGGCGGCGTGCCGACCAACATCCGCGGCGAGGTGCTGCGCAACGAGACCGACGTGATCCGCGGGCTGTACGCCGCCGGCGAGTGCGCCTGCGTGTCGGTGCACGGCTCGAACCGGCTCGGCACCAACTCGCTGCTGGACATCAACGTGTTCGGCAAGCGGTCCGGCATCGCCGCCGCCGAGTACGCCGCGGACGCCGAGTGGGTGGACCTGCCGGAGAACCCGGCCGAGTCGGTCGAGGCCGAGCTCGAGGGCATCCGCACCCGACCGGACGGCGAGCGGGTCGCGGACATCCGCCGGGACCTGCAGCAGACGATGGACACCAACGCCCAGGTGTTCCGTACCGCGGAGTCCCTGACGCAGGCGTTGGAGGACGTCAAGGCGCTGCAGAAGCGCTACCAGGCCGTCTCCGTGCAGGACAAGAGCCGCACGTTCAACACGGACCTGCTCGAGGCGGTGGAGCTCGGCTTCCTGCTCGACATCGCCGAGACCGTGGTGGTCGGTGCCCTCAACCGCAACGAGTCGCGCGGCGGCCACTTCCGCGAGGACTTCCCCAAGCGGGACGACGCCGGCTACATGCGCCACACCCTCGCCTACCGCCGTCCGCTGACCGTGGACCCGGCGGAGACGGACGGCGACCAGGAGGGCTCGTTCCACCGCGTCACCCAGTTCGACGACTACCAGCTGGTCCTGGGCTCGAAGCCCGTCACCGTCACCCGCTACCAGCCGATGGAGCGCAAGTACTGA